In Monomorium pharaonis isolate MP-MQ-018 chromosome 3, ASM1337386v2, whole genome shotgun sequence, a genomic segment contains:
- the LOC105837293 gene encoding DNA mismatch repair protein Msh2 gives MAVQPNQQFNMDPPTQQSFVRFFKSLPEKLDTTIRFFNRLDYYTVHGNDALFAAQEVFKTTSVCKMIGAEPHKTEGVILNKNHFETFVRDLLLVKQYRVEVYVNQGTTKNQNWILEYKGSPGNLSQFEDILFGNNDVAVGVSVIAVKLGTEGKSRVVGLSCVDVISTLISVTEFQDNESFSNLEALIVTLAPKECLLIQGEGSYEFQTLKQLVERNNVMITLRKKTEFASDSIIDDLNTLIKFKKGQKQNAQSLPEINLNLAMNATSALIKYLDLTSDEGNINQFKLNQIEQSRYIRLDSAAIKALNIEPHADTIFNLHGNPVASILTLLDKCRTAQGHRLIAQWVRQPLRDLSLIKERHDIVELLVQNNELRSVLSDDYLKRIPDLQQLGKKLARKKSTLQDCYKIYLCVSYLPKLMEQLSQEHVIALKTMIIDPLKELIDDMDKFQQLVEQTVDLDAAEKGEFMVNPRFADDLKTLKDAMVETEEAIQRQLNKAANDLCLEAGKTIKLESNQQFGYYFRITLKEEKILRNKKHYTILDSVKGGVRFRNNKLNELNDDFIDTKNKYLERQKDIIAEIVGIAAGYSDTVRTIGSVLACLDVLTAFASTAISANKMYVRPKMVPSEEGELNLIQVRHPCLEMQQGVDYIANDIDFKRDQCHFCIITGPNMGGKSTYIRSVGVTALMAHIGSFVPCDKATISLLDCILARIGADDSQLKGLSTFMMEMIETAAILKTATCNSLVIIDELGRGTSTYEGCGIAWAIAEHLARDIKSYCLFATHFHEITKLAEDIPTIKNQHVTALVEDNKLTLLYQVKLGVCDQSFGLHVAKMANFPPDVIEFAKRKQAELEDYQGIDFEGSNNPQKKQKIIQEGEILISQFLTKCKTLDQSLPDAVLESQISSLKEDVLSHKNPYIEALLTAS, from the exons AGCCGCATAAAACGGAAGGAGTTATTCTCAACAAAAATCATTTCGAGACATTTGTGCGCGATTTGTTATTAGTAAAACAATACAGAGTTGAAGTTTATGTTAATCAAGGCACGACTAAAAATCAAAACTGGATCTTGGAGTACAAAGGTTCGCCTGGCAATCTGTCTCAGTTTGAAGATATCTTGTTCGGCAATAATGACGTAGCTGTGGGTGTATCCGTAATAGCTGTGAAACTGGGTACAGAAGGAAAGTCCAGA gTCGTTGGCTTAAGTTGTGTAGACGTCATTTCAACCTtaatttcggtcactgaatTTCAAGATAACGAATCATTTTCGAATTTAGAAGCGCTTATTGTAACTCTCGCTCCAAAAGAATGTTTGTTAATTCAAGGAGAAGGCAGTTATGAATTTCAAACTCTCAAGcaa ttaGTGGAAAGAAATAACGTGATGATTactttacgaaaaaaaactgaatttgCCAGCGATTCGATTATAGATGACTTAAacacgttaataaaatttaaaaagggaCAAAAACAAAATGCACAATCGTTAcctgaaattaatttaaatttagctATGAATGCAACATCTgctcttattaaatatttagac TTAACATCAGATGAAGgtaatataaatcaatttaaattgaatCAAATCGAGCAGTCACGATATATAAGATTGGATTCTGCGGCAATAAAAGCTCTTAACATCGAACCACATGCTGATACAATTTTCAACTTACATGGAAATCCAGTTGCCagtattttaacattattagaTAAATGTAGAACTGCGCAGGGACACCGATTGATCGCGCAATGGGTTCGACAGCCTCTTAGGGATTTATCCTTAATAAAGGAGCGACATGATATTGTTGAGCTGTTAGTGCAAAATAATGAACTGAGATCCGTTCTTAGTGATGACTACTTAAAACGTATACCGGATTTGCAACAGCTTGGAAAGAAACTGGCTAGGAAGAAGTCGACGTTGCAAGATTGTTATAA AATCTATTTGTGTGTGTCATATTTGCCAAAACTAATGGAACAGCTTTCGCAAGAACATGTGATAGCATtgaaaacaatgataataGATCCATTAAAGGAACTTATAGATGATATGGATAAATTTCAACAGCTGGTAGAACAAACAGTCGATTTAGATGCTGCTGAAAAGGGAGAATTTATGGTGAATCCAAGATTTGCAGatgatttaaaaa cCTTAAAAGATGCAATGGTTGAAACGGAAGAAGCCATACAGCGACAACTGAATAAGGCAGCGAATGACCTTTGCTTAGAAGCAggaaaaacgataaaattagAATCTAATCAACAATTCGGCTATTACTTCCGTATTAcgttaaaagaagaaaaaatacttaGGAATAAAAAGCATTACACCATTCTGGATTCTGTTAAAGGTGGTGTAAGATTtcgaaacaataaattaaacgaATTGAATGATGATTTTATAGAtaccaaaaataaatacttagagagacagaaagataTTATTGCGGAAATTGTAGGAATTGCAG cTGGCTATAGTGACACAGTGCGTACTATCGGTAGCGTGCTGGCATGCCTTGACGTTCTCACTGCTTTTGCTTCTACAGCAATAAGCGCTAATAAGATGTACGTACGCCCCAAAATGGTCCCCAGTGAAGAGGGTGAAttaaatcttattcaagtCAGACACCCATGTTTAGAAATGCAACAAGGAGTTGATTATATTGCTAATGACATCGATTTTAAAAGAG atcaatgtcatttttgcattattactGGTCCAAACATGGGAGGTAAAAGTACTTATATTAGATCTGTTGGCGTAACTGCGTTAATGGCACATATTGGCAGTTTTGTGCCTTGCGATAAAGCAACTATATCGTTATTGGATTGCATATTGGCTCGAATAGGAGCTGATGACTCCCAGTTGAAAGGATTGTCGACTTTTATGATGGAAATGATAGAAACTGCtgctattttaaaa aCAGCGACATGTAATTCTCTTGTAATAATCGATGAGTTAGGTAGAGGTACATCTACTTACGAGGGTTGTGGTATAGCGTGGGCAATAGCAGa GCATTTGGCGAGAGATATTAAATCATACTGTCTATTTGCCACGCACTTCCATGAAATAACCAAATTAGCCGAAGATATACCCACTATAAAGAATCAACATGTTACTGCTCTTGTCGAGGACAATAAATTGACATTACTTTATCAAGTAAAGCTAGGGGTTTGCGATCAAAGTTTTGGTCTTCATGTCGCTAAAATGGCTAATTTTCCACCAGATGTAATAGag TTCGCTAAAAGAAAACAAGCTGAACTTGAAGACTATCAGGGCATAGATTTTGAAGGATCTAATAACCCTCAGAAGAAACAGAAGATTATTCag GAGGGTGAAATCCTTATTTCACAATTTCTCACGAAGTGTAAAACTTTGGACCAGTCTTTACCCGATGCGGTCTTAGAGAGTCAGATATCATCATTGAAAGAAGACGTTCTCTCCCACAAGAATCCTTACATCGAAGCATTACTCACTGCTTCTTAA
- the LOC105839520 gene encoding ras-related protein Rab-39B, with product MVEPIFDYQFRLILIGDSTVGKSSLLKYFTDGKFAELSDPTVGVDFFARLIEVKDGTRIKLQLWDTAGQERFRSITKSYYRNSVGALLVYDVCNRASFEHIPQWMMEARRHIEPHRPVFALVGCKLDLVTNGGRREVSKEEARAFADEHGVHHIETSAKTGVNVEEAFRTVTQEVYNRIQTGEYKVEDGWDGIKTGFARPGGLDFNLVEAEPAKSSCC from the exons ATGGTAGAGCCTATCTTCGACTACCAATTCCGTCTGATACTGATTGGCGACAGCACGGTCGGAAAGAGCTCCCTCCTCAAGTACTTCACCGATGGCAAATTCGCGGAG CTTTCAGATCCAACTGTTGGTGTGGATTTTTTTGCACGTTTAATAGAAGTTAAGGATGGCACAAGGATAAAGTTACAATTATGGGATACAGCTGGTCAAGAGAGATTTAG GTCAATTACAAAGTCTTATTACAGAAACTCTGTAGGAGCACTCCTTGTATATGATGTTTGTAATAGGGCAAGTTTCGAACATATTCCCCAGTGGATGATGGAGGCTCGCAGACATATCGAGCCTCATCGCCCGGTGTTTGCTCTAGTAGGCTGTAAGTTAGATCTAGTAACTAATGGCGGTAGACGAGAGGTTTCTAAAGAAGAAGCCCGTGCGTTTGCCGATGAACACGGTGTACATCATATTGAGACCAGTGCAAAGACTGGTGTAAATGTTGAAGAAGCATTTCGAACGGTTACGCAGGAAGTTTACAATAGGATACAAACTGGTGAATACAAGGTAGAGGATGGGTGGGATGGCATCAAAACTGGATTTGCTAGGCCTGGTGGGTTAGATTTTAATCTAGTCGAGGCAGAACCGGCGAAGAGCTCGTGTTGTTAG
- the LOC105837299 gene encoding actin-related protein 2-A — MDPAVFPEEIWIKILLYCDVPDIIAFGSTCKYLRKTSDTDYLWKMKWLQLISKVHFRFPDIKCLQLLSVSFKAMCYRLHMVVTLGENAPFPKCYHCSGYTCQRNCVEGSSAKVVIEIGNKYTWVITPYFGLRRHFSMFGIPKYNNKTHIEQMQTQNVPSSSTRSKSDTKSLAKRLKMLKLPELTTTKVPRPSGPFCVFCNPVKLYREKRRLTTHQNDPMCTRPNPIYQKLVNGYCTDTVEVLGIPNVDVVSPAEALLCDGTFPVLKTFIDHLFHQMSLTATLRKPNTVLMFCEPLAMHPTLRKQLLHYLFQEVKVARVCLVPKPLAACAMLDVETCVVVDSGALSTTVAVVIGGRVMPQRWRLLPVGGWHVAYHLKQAMYWQPKEYHQIPISYLDILAVKERCRLSYNIKNEEKRLGQKAREHINLRVDSYADYKQFWRVSLGPELYIAPEMMYVSLRLPEVIREVTSGLPEDIMVDCLSHILLTGGNTDLSGFELRLTKDLRELLPEHKKILDVKSCPGTHSWNVAMGSTYVPLTVHPEKTPPEYIEGNPFWLSREEYVLFGCESLEHSNETIIGDDII, encoded by the exons ATGGATCCCGCGGTCTTCCCGGAGGAGATTTggattaagattttattatactgcGACGTACCTGACATTATCGCGTTCGGCAGCACTTGCAAATATCTGAGAAAAACGTCAGACACGGATTACCTATG gAAGATGAAATGGCTGCAGCTAATCTCGAAGGTGCACTTTAGATTCCCAGACATAAAATGCTTGCAATTGCTCAGCGTCAGCTTCAAAGCTATGTGTTACAGACTACACATGGTGGTAACACTGGGGGAGAATGCACCGTTCCCAAAGTGTTATCATTGCAGTGGCTACACATGCCAGAGGAACTGTGTTGAGGGCTCCAGCGCTAAGGTAGTGATTGAGATTGGCAACAAGTACACCTGGGTCATCACTCCATACTTTGGGCTTAGGCGACATTTCTCTATGTTCGGCATTCCTAAATACAATAACAAAACTCACATAGAGCAAATGCAGACACAAAACGTTCCAAGCAGTAGCACTCGCTCCAAATCCGATACTAAGTCGCTGGCAAAGAGATTAAAGATGCTGAAGCTACCAGAATTGACAACCACCAAAGTACCGCGGCCGAGCGGGCCGTTCTGCGTATTCTGCAATCCTGTCAAGCTGTATAGAGAGAAGCGACGACTGACCACCCATCAAAATGACCCAATGTGCACCAGACCAAATCCGATATACCAGAAACTCGTGAACGGCTACTGTACCGACACGGTGGAAGTGCTCGGTATCCCGAATGTGGACGTTGTGAGTCCGGCCGAGGCACTTCTCTGCGATGGTACATTCCCAGTTCTCAAAACTTTCATCGATCACTTGTTTCATCAGATGAGCTTGACTGCAACGCTCAGAAAGCCGAATACTGTGCTCATGTTTTGTGAACCACTGGCGATGCATCCTACCTTAAGAAAGCAGTTGTTGCATTATTTATTCCAGGAAGTTAAAGTAGCgag agtATGCCTGGTCCCGAAACCTCTGGCAGCATGTGCCATGCTGGACGTGGAGACCTGCGTAGTAGTTGATAGTGGTGCTCTGAGCACAACGGTTGCTGTTGTGATTGGAGGACGGGTTATGCCTCAGCGCTGGAGACTTCTACCTGTTGGTGGTTGGCATGTTGCCTATCACTTGAAACAAGCTATGTACTGGCAACCAAAAGAGTATCATCAAATTCCTATATCGTACCTAGACATTTTGGCTGTTAAAGAACGATGCAGACTAAGCTACAATATTAAGAACGAAGAGAAACGTCTGGGACAGAAAGCAAGAGAGCACATAAATCTTCGAGTTGACAGTTACGCGGACTATAAGCAATTTTGg agagtCTCATTAGGGCCGGAATTGTACATAGCTCCCGAAATGATGTATGTCAGTTTACGTTTACCCGAAGTTATAAGGGAAGTGACATCAGGATTACCAGAGGATATAATGGTGGATTGTCTTTCACACATTCTACTTACTGGTGGAAATACGGATCTTTCGGGTTTCGAGCTGCGACTTACTAAGGATCTACGCGAATTATTGCCAGAGCATAAGAAGATATTGGATGTGAAAAGCTGTCCTGGTACACATAGCTGGAACGTCGCAATGGGATCTACATATGTGCCTTTAACTGTGCATCCTG aaaaaactcCGCCAGAATATATTGAAGGTAATCCATTTTGGCTATCACGAGAAGAATACGTACTGTTTGGATGTGAATCTCTGGAACACAGTAACGAAACTATAATAGGTGACGACATAATATGA